TGAAGAGCGGCAAGCTGCGCGCGCTCGCGGTCACCGGCAGCCAGCGCGCCGCCGTCGCCCCCGAAGTGCCGACGCTGGCCGAGGCCGGCGTGCCCGGCATCAGCATTACCGGCTGGTACGCGATGCTGGCACCGGCCGGCACGCCGCAGCCCGTGATCGACCGGCTCAGCACCGAGATTGCCACCGTGCTGCGCCAGCCGGACCTGAAGGCCACGCTGGCGGCCAACGGCTATGAGCCGGTGGGCTCGACGCCCGCCGCGCTGCGCACCCATATCGACGCCGAGATCAACCGCTGGAGCAAGGTGGTGAAGGACTCCGGCGCGCAGATCCAGTAAGGCTTGCCGCATCCACCAACACTGCCCGAGACATGACCCAACCGACTCCGCTCCAACGCCCATTCACTACCATGTCCGTGCTCGTGCGCGAGCAGGCCGCGCAGCGCCCGGCGCAACGCGCGCTGATGCATGACGAACGCGTGCTCGACTACGCCGGGCTCGACGCCGCGATGGACCGCATTGCCGCGGCGCTGGCGCGCGACGGGGTGCGGGCCGGCGAGGCCATCGCCATCTGCGCCGCGTCGTCGATCGAATACGCCGCGGTGTACCTGGGCGCGGTGCGCGCCGGCGTGGTGGTCGCGCCGCTGGCGCCGTCGTCCACGCCCGACAGCCTGGCCGGCATGATTGACGACGCGGGCGCGCGCATCGTGTTTACCGATGCCAGCGTCGCCGACGTGCTGGCGCCGGTGCGCGCCAGGCTGGCCGGCACGCCCATGGTCTCGCTGGACGACAGCGACGCCGGCCGCCCGTATGCGGACTGGCTCGCGCCCGCCGGCACGCCGGTGACCGAACCCGAGATCCGTCCGGAGCTGCCGCTCAACATCATCTATTCGTCCGGCACCACCGGCACGCCCAAGGGCATCGTGCAGTCGCACGGCATGCGCTGGGCCCATGTGTCGCGCGGTGCGGCCACCGGCTATGGCACCGACGCGGTCACGCTGCTGTCGACGCCGCTGTATTCCAACACCACGCTGGCCAGCTTCTTCCCGACCATCGGCCTGGGCGGCACGGCCATCCTGATGGCCAAGTTCGATGCGGGCCAATACCTGGCGCTGGCGCAGCGGCATCGCGTCACGCACACCATGCTGGTGCCGGTGCAGTACCAGCGCCTGCTGGCGCATCCGGCCTTCGACCAGCACGACCTGTCCGCCTTCCGGCACAAGTTCTGCACCAGCGCGCCGTTCAGCCCGGCGCTGAAGGCCGAGGTGCTGCGGCGCTGGCCCGGCGCGCTGACCGAGCTCTACGGCATGACCGAAGGCGGCGGCGGCTGCCTGCTGTTCGCCGACCAGTTCCCGCACAAGCTGCACACGGTCGGCCGCCCCGCCACCGGCGCCGACGTGCGCATCATCGACGAGTCCGGCCGCGAACTGCCGCCCGGCAGCACCGGCGAAGTGGTGGGCCGCTCGGCGGCGATGATGAACGGCTACCACAACCAGCCCGAAAAGACCGCCGAGACCGAATGGCATGACGCGCAGGGCCAGCGCTTTATCCGCACCGGCGATATCGGCCGCTTCGACGAAGACGGCTTCCTGGTGCTGCTGGACCGCAAGAAGGACATGATCATCTCGGGCGGCTTCAACATCTACCCGAGCGACCTAGAGGCGGTGGTGCGCGAGCATCCGGCGGTGTCCGAAGTCTCGGTGGTCGGCGTGCCGTCGGAGCGTTGGGGCGAGACCCCGGTGGCCTTTGTCGCGCTGCGCGCCGACGGCGGCGCCAGCGCGCAGCAGGTGCTGGCATGGGCCAACGAGCGGCTGGGCAAGACCCAGCGGCTGGCCGCGATCCACGAGGTGGAGAACCTGCCGCGCAGCGCCATCGGCAAGGTGCTCAAGCGCGAACTGCGCGACCGTATCGTCGCTGCCTGACGCGACCTGACGCGACCTGAGGCGCCCTGCCAGGCACCCGCGCAAAAAGTCGCGCGGGGGTGCTTGCGCAATCGCAAAGGGCTCTCTATAATTCGCGCCTTCGCTAGGCTCGTAGCTCAGCTGGTTAGAGCACCACCTTGACATGGTGGGGGTCGTTGGTTCGAGTCCAATCGAGCCTACCAACGCACAACGGAACACGGACGGTACGCAATTGCACACCGTCCGTTTTTCTTTTGCGGGTCCGCTTCAGGTGCGGATGCCGAACTCCGCCAGCACCGCCTCGGTATGCTGGCCAAGCAACGGCGCAGTCCCTGCCGGCCCCTCTCGTCCAGCCATGCCCGGCAAGTTGGCCCACGGCACCTCGCCCACCCCTGCCAGCGGCAACCGGCCGAACACGCCCGCCTGCGCGCACTGCGCGCTCTGCAGCAGCTCGCGCGCATGGCCGACGCGCGCGAACAGCACATCGTGCTCGGTCAGCAGCGCCTCCCAGTGCGCCAGCGGCTGCGCGGCCAGCGCCTGCGCCACGCGCCGGCAGAGTTCCGCCGCGCGCGGCAGCCGGCCGGCGCTGCTGTGCAGCGAGGCATCGGCAAGCCAGTCATCGAATCCCAGCAGCGCGGCCAGCCGCAGGAACATCGCGTCGTTGAGCATGCTCAGGTACAGCGCGCCATCGGCCGCCTCGAACAGCCCGGTCGGCGCGTTGGCCGCCGCCAGCTCGGCGTCGGGGAACATGGCGTCGTCGATCATCAGGTAGGACTGCAGCGCGGCGCTGGTTTCGAGCAGCGACAGCCGCACATGCCGGCCGCGGCCGCTGCGCGCGGCCTGGTACAACGCCGCCGAGGCCTGCTGCGACGCGTACAGCCCGGTGGCCAGGTCGACCATGAAGAAGGCGATGCGGCGCGGCTGGCCGGCGGCGTCGCGGTTCAGGTGCATCAGTCCGCTGTAGGCCTGCATGGTGGTATCGACCGCGGGCCGGCTCGCCAGCGGGCCCGCATGGCCGTAGCCCGAGACCGAGACATAGACCAGCGCCGGATTGTGCGCGGCCAGGGCCTCGTAGCCGACGCCCATGCGCTCGGCCACGCCCGGGCGGTAGTTCTGGATCACCACGTCGGCGCGCTGCGCCAGCCGGCCGATGGCGGCGCGGCCGCCGGCGCTGCGCGCGTCCAGCACCACGCTTTCCTTGCCCGCGTTGCAGGCGACTGCGATCGCGGTCTGGCCGGCGCGGATGCGCCCCATCTGCCGTGACCAGTCGCCGCCCGGCGGCTCGA
This Cupriavidus nantongensis DNA region includes the following protein-coding sequences:
- a CDS encoding class I adenylate-forming enzyme family protein, which gives rise to MTQPTPLQRPFTTMSVLVREQAAQRPAQRALMHDERVLDYAGLDAAMDRIAAALARDGVRAGEAIAICAASSIEYAAVYLGAVRAGVVVAPLAPSSTPDSLAGMIDDAGARIVFTDASVADVLAPVRARLAGTPMVSLDDSDAGRPYADWLAPAGTPVTEPEIRPELPLNIIYSSGTTGTPKGIVQSHGMRWAHVSRGAATGYGTDAVTLLSTPLYSNTTLASFFPTIGLGGTAILMAKFDAGQYLALAQRHRVTHTMLVPVQYQRLLAHPAFDQHDLSAFRHKFCTSAPFSPALKAEVLRRWPGALTELYGMTEGGGGCLLFADQFPHKLHTVGRPATGADVRIIDESGRELPPGSTGEVVGRSAAMMNGYHNQPEKTAETEWHDAQGQRFIRTGDIGRFDEDGFLVLLDRKKDMIISGGFNIYPSDLEAVVREHPAVSEVSVVGVPSERWGETPVAFVALRADGGASAQQVLAWANERLGKTQRLAAIHEVENLPRSAIGKVLKRELRDRIVAA
- a CDS encoding CaiB/BaiF CoA transferase family protein; translation: MHHATAASADDAVFDGLTVLDLSQGIAGPYCGLILRQQGARVIKVEPPGGDWSRQMGRIRAGQTAIAVACNAGKESVVLDARSAGGRAAIGRLAQRADVVIQNYRPGVAERMGVGYEALAAHNPALVYVSVSGYGHAGPLASRPAVDTTMQAYSGLMHLNRDAAGQPRRIAFFMVDLATGLYASQQASAALYQAARSGRGRHVRLSLLETSAALQSYLMIDDAMFPDAELAAANAPTGLFEAADGALYLSMLNDAMFLRLAALLGFDDWLADASLHSSAGRLPRAAELCRRVAQALAAQPLAHWEALLTEHDVLFARVGHARELLQSAQCAQAGVFGRLPLAGVGEVPWANLPGMAGREGPAGTAPLLGQHTEAVLAEFGIRT